In a single window of the Mesoplodon densirostris isolate mMesDen1 chromosome 16, mMesDen1 primary haplotype, whole genome shotgun sequence genome:
- the MC3R gene encoding melanocortin receptor 3, whose product MNASCCLLSAQPTLPNGSEHLSFSNQSSRSFCEQVFIKPEVFLALGIISLMENILVILAVVSNNNLHSPMYFFLCSLAVADMLVSVSNALETIMIAIVNSDYLTFEDQFLQHMDNVFDSMICISLVASICNLLAIAVDRYVSIFYALRYHSIMTVRKALGLIAAIWLSCGVCGVVFIVYSESKMVIVCLVTMFLAMLLLMGTLYVHMFLFARLHVKRIAALPPALGMAPRQHSCMRGAVTITILLGVFIFCWAPFFLHLVLIITCPTNPYCVCYTAHFNTYLVLIMCNSIIDPLIYACRSAELRNTFKEILCSCSGMSVG is encoded by the coding sequence ATGAATGCTTCGTGCTGCCTGCTCTCTGCTCAACCAACGCTGCCTAATGGCTCAGAGCACCTTTCCTTCAGCAACCAGAGCAGCAGGAGCTTCTGCGAGCAGGTTTTCATCAAGCCTGAGGTCTTCCTAGCCCTGGGCATCATCAGCCTGATGGAGAACATCCTGGTCATCCTGGCTGTGGTCAGCAACAACAACCTGCACTCTCCCATGTACTTCTTCCTCTGCAGCCTGGCCGTGGCTGACATGCTGGTGAGCGTGTCCAACGCCCTGGAGACCATCATGATTGCCATCGTCAACAGCGACTACCTGACCTTCGAGGACCAGTTCCTCCAGCACATGGACAACGTCTTCGACTCCATGATCTGCATCTCCCTGGTGGCCTCCATCTGCAACCTCCTGGCCATCGCCGTCGACAGGTACGTCAGCATCTTCTACGCGCTCCGCTACCACAGCATCATGACCGTGAGGAAGGCGCTCGGCCTGATCGCGGCCATCTGGCTGAGCTGCGGCGTCTGCGGCGTGGTGTTCATCGTCTACTCTGAAAGCAAGATGGTCATCGTGTGCCTCGTCACCATGTTCCTCGCCATGCTGCTCCTCATGGGCACCCTCTACGTGCACATGTTCCTCTTTGCCCGGCTGCACGTCAAGCGCATCGCGGCACTGCCACCCGCCCTTGGGATGGCGCCGCGGCAGCACTCGTGCATGAGGGGGGCCGTCACCATCACCATCCTGCTGGGGGTGTTCATCTTCTGCTGGGCCCCCTTCTTCCTCCACCTCGTCCTCATCATAACCTGCCCCACCAACCCCTACTGCGTCTGCTACACCGCCCACTTCAACACCTACCTGGTCCTCATCATGTGCAACTCCATCATCGACCCCCTGATCTACGCCTGCCGCAGCGCGGAGCTGCGCAACACCTTCAAGGAGATTCTCTGCAGCTGCAGTGGCATGAGCGTTGGATAG